A genome region from Brevinematales bacterium includes the following:
- a CDS encoding VacB/RNase II family 3'-5' exoribonuclease: protein MKRKEILEAIKKAGEMKFAALQELFEADNKNKRKRLRIVLDEYNTKGVIKYSRDTGDISWSGAAESAGEEQERKHEPKKPKKRELFGKTVAAPRPVKDAADDFPRVVEKYHIRAEFPRAVFAEAERIPTEIPVSELARRVDMRDSMVVTIDGIDAKDLDDAVSLEVRADGWRLGVHIADVSNYVPADSKLDSEALKRGNSYYFINKVVPMFPEVLSNGLCSLNPFEDKLTVSAFIDLSREGEVLSYDVKESVIRTRYRLNYTDVQRYFDGELTPEDPELCETLDRMYELFQILYKKRIADGSIDFDFKEQKVSIDEKGEPIKVWLKDRLDSERIVEEFMLAANKVIAKFLAGKGHSIFRIHEEPPNEKIADFVRLALRFGHKLNGVPVPTPQEIQQVLFEIKDKPYKEFLSQLLLRSMTQARYDTENLGHYGLGFEFYTHFTSPIRRYADLLVHRLIKDVLHHRKEHSYTAEELNDMARYISTTERVAMDAEREFYKIKSVRFMKDKEGRLYDGVITGVTAFGMFVQISEYGVEGLIRYFDIDDDYYVANEKEYTAQGRDKSNRYTIGDKVRVKVKRVNVEKGFLDFTLYGTENDSAPGGVKPKINRGSRFRPGRRKP, encoded by the coding sequence TTGAAACGTAAAGAGATTTTAGAAGCGATTAAAAAAGCGGGCGAGATGAAATTCGCCGCATTGCAGGAATTATTCGAGGCGGATAACAAGAACAAACGTAAACGCCTCAGGATTGTGCTGGACGAGTATAATACCAAGGGTGTTATCAAGTATTCCCGCGATACCGGGGATATATCATGGAGCGGCGCGGCCGAGTCAGCCGGGGAGGAGCAGGAGCGCAAGCACGAGCCGAAGAAGCCCAAGAAGCGCGAGCTGTTCGGTAAGACTGTCGCCGCCCCGAGGCCGGTCAAGGACGCCGCGGACGATTTCCCGCGGGTGGTCGAAAAGTACCACATCCGCGCGGAATTCCCCCGCGCTGTATTCGCCGAGGCGGAACGTATCCCCACCGAGATACCGGTATCCGAACTGGCGCGGCGGGTCGATATGCGCGACAGCATGGTGGTCACTATCGACGGCATCGACGCGAAGGACTTGGACGACGCAGTATCGCTCGAGGTACGCGCGGACGGATGGCGGCTCGGAGTGCATATCGCCGATGTATCCAATTACGTCCCCGCCGATTCCAAGCTCGATTCCGAGGCCCTGAAACGCGGTAATAGTTACTATTTTATCAATAAAGTGGTTCCCATGTTCCCGGAGGTACTGTCCAACGGGCTTTGCAGTCTCAATCCCTTCGAGGACAAGCTCACTGTATCGGCGTTCATCGATCTGTCCCGCGAGGGAGAGGTGTTGTCGTACGATGTGAAGGAGTCGGTTATCCGCACGCGTTACCGCCTGAACTACACCGACGTCCAGCGTTATTTCGACGGGGAACTCACGCCGGAAGACCCGGAGCTCTGCGAGACTCTCGACAGGATGTACGAACTTTTCCAGATACTCTATAAGAAGCGTATCGCCGACGGCAGCATCGACTTCGACTTCAAGGAACAGAAGGTTTCCATCGACGAGAAGGGCGAGCCTATCAAGGTGTGGCTCAAGGACAGACTCGATTCCGAACGGATTGTCGAGGAATTCATGCTGGCCGCGAATAAGGTGATCGCGAAGTTTCTCGCCGGAAAGGGCCACTCGATATTCCGTATCCACGAGGAACCGCCTAACGAGAAGATCGCCGACTTCGTGCGTCTCGCGCTCCGTTTCGGGCATAAGCTCAACGGCGTACCCGTTCCGACGCCGCAGGAGATTCAGCAGGTTCTCTTCGAAATTAAGGACAAGCCCTATAAGGAGTTCCTCAGTCAGCTCCTGCTGCGTTCGATGACGCAGGCGCGTTACGATACCGAGAACCTCGGGCATTACGGGCTGGGCTTCGAGTTCTATACGCATTTCACGTCGCCCATCCGCCGTTACGCCGATCTGCTGGTGCATCGCCTCATCAAGGACGTCCTGCACCACAGGAAGGAGCATTCGTACACCGCGGAAGAACTGAACGATATGGCGCGTTATATCTCCACTACCGAACGGGTAGCGATGGACGCGGAACGCGAGTTCTACAAGATAAAATCGGTACGTTTTATGAAGGATAAAGAGGGACGGCTTTACGACGGCGTGATTACCGGCGTGACGGCGTTCGGGATGTTCGTCCAGATCTCCGAATACGGGGTCGAGGGACTCATCCGTTACTTCGATATCGACGACGATTATTATGTCGCCAACGAGAAGGAATATACCGCGCAGGGGCGCGATAAGAGCAACCGTTATACTATCGGCGATAAGGTGCGGGTGAAAGTAAAGCGCGTTAATGTGGAGAAGGGTTTTCTCGACTTCACGCTGTACGGCACGGAGAATGATTCC